The Candida dubliniensis CD36 chromosome 2, complete sequence genome contains a region encoding:
- a CDS encoding conserved hypothetical protein (spliced gene;~frameshift appears to be genuine - sequence reads consistent over this area), protein MLLTTSPVSTSISGYIIICVLSLLHILCALNPTHINSLCGFNVWLYFYPRVTKESNNLQQGIKSSEGKKKNYSTQQQLNILYSNPKGMPSVPLLLSPPLPSCTIESIINAFKLYGNSIGAQKVMAFTYNPPSKSSTTSPSSHDLAISISSEVLQLIGSYELSTSQPLSMEFCNRVKLSILAALGENQLGDNYDNLIVYFKDNENQRIIGHFLNEYLLIYI, encoded by the exons ATGCTCTTGACTACCTCGCCTGTGTCTACTTCAATTAGTggatatattattatttgtgtTTTACTGCTTCTTCATATTTTATGTGCTCTAAATCCCACACACATTAATTCTCTTTGTGGATTTAATGTGTGGCTATATTTTTATCCGCGAGTAACAAAAGAAAGTAACAACCTCCAGCAAGGGATAAAATCAAGtgagggaaaaaaaaaaaattattctacccaacaacaactcaatatattatattca AATCCCAAAGGAATGCCGTCAGTGCCATTACTATTATCCCCGCCATTGCCATCATGTACTATTGAATCTATAATTAATGCATTTAAACTTTATGGGAACAGTATAGGTGCCCAAAAAGTAATGGCCTTCACGTACAACCCACCTTCGAAACTGTCAACAACATCGCCATCTTCCCATGATTTGGCGATTTCCATTTCATCTGAAGTTTTGCAACTTATAGGGTCTTATGAATTGTCCACCAGTCAACCACTTTCTATGGAATTTTGTAACCGTGTGAAATTGAGCATTTTAGCTGCTCTTGGTGAAAACCAATTGGGAGATAATTATGACAATCTAATCGTTTATTTCaaagataatgaaaatcAACGAATAATTGGTcattttttgaatgaatATTTACTTATCTACAtctaa
- a CDS encoding SIN3-binding protein 3 homologue, putative (Similar to S. cerevisiae STB3), which translates to MTSRSPISLASLMNDPTPPPQPHPQSQQQSQSQPRSQYPTTTTHNSMQQQPLEPSPQQSEAKKTLLSTSSPEGIQVASKITPTRLANLLIRKGPLPIRHITSQLALEVPSFELLSLSKQRRLIMAAMEQTDTVNNVVFEKIGWGQWAVRKIDSDYIVTEGTEKSSNSNTSGGSGGGSANEKLINVNDLRNQSNLKLGWSKKKKSASTGVGSGLNSRRESITNHVKSLHNIKLPNESIDNAIASESSDEDDDDDQEEIDDYALSDTESSDEEMFAFDEKNRASSNVNNPITAISEHTVSGTPPIKFARRVPIKISPPPEAGAINNGSSASRRRKSSSSVSNSITKPYRQHLFNTRSRLNSIENLDNYIVSSAKNSSVSISSPPPPISFSSSPATSVAYEEHYNLNQQQSSSFQQKLQQQQQQQKNQRRKSSFNESHVRSTLSNVKTSSDDTDEEDWAAMGPESLRNNRKNSIPAALRNDIDSSGVDEEEKSAAFALVDLMSV; encoded by the coding sequence ATGACTTCAAGATCTCCAATCTCACTTGCAAGTTTAATGAACGACCCTACACCTCCTCCTCAGCCACATCCAcaatcacaacaacaatcacaGTCACAACCTCGTTCACAATATCCCACAACAACCACACACAATTCAATGCAGCAACAGCCTTTAGAACCATCACCACAACAATCAGAAGCTAAAAAGACTTTATTGTCTACTTCATCCCCAGAAGGTATTCAGGTTGCATCCAAAATTACCCCAACACGTTTGGCCAATCTACTCATACGCAAAGGGCCATTGCCAATACGTCATATCACTTCGCAGTTGGCGTTAGAAGTACCATCGTTTGAGTTATTATCGTTATCGAAGCAACGTAGATTAATTATGGCAGCCATGGAGCAAACCGATACTGTGAATAATGTTGTATTTGAAAAGATTGGTTGGGGACAATGGGCGGTTCGGAAGATAGATTCTGATTATATTGTAACTGAAGGAACCGAGAAATCATCTAACTCCAATACTTctggtggtagtggtggtggatcAGCTAACgagaaattaataaatgtCAATGATTTGAGAAATCAactgaatttgaaattaggttggtcaaaaaagaaaaaactgGCCAGTACCGGTGTTGGTTCTGGGTTGAATTCTCGCAGAGAGTCCATAACTAATCATGTAAAATCATTacacaatatcaaattgcCAAATGAGAGTATCGACAATGCTATTGCTTCGGAGTCAAGCGacgaagatgatgatgatgaccaAGAGGAAATAGATGATTATGCTTTATCTGATACCGAATCTTCCGACGAAGAAATGTTTGCCTTTGATGAGAAAAATAGAGCCAGCTCAAATGTAAACAACCCAATAACTGCTATATCAGAACATACTGTTAGTGGTACCCCACCTATTAAGTTTGCCCGAAGAGTTCCAATAAAGATCAGTCCACCACCAGAAGCTGGAGCAATCAACAATGGAAGTTCTGCTAGTCgaagaagaaaatcatcttcatcagtatccaattcaattaCTAAACCTTACAGGCAACATTTGTTCAACACTAGATCAAGACTAAACTCAATAGAGAATTTAGATAACTACATTGTTTCGTCAGCGAAAAACTCAAGTGTTCTGATTAGCTCCCCACCTCCGCCAATTTCATTCAGTTCATCACCGGCCACATCCGTAGCCTATGAAGAGCATTACAATttgaatcaacaacaactgctgctgtttcaacaaaaattacaacagcaacaacagcaacaaaaaaatcaaaggAGAAAATCTTCATTCAATGAATCACATGTTAGATCGACATTATCCAATGTGAAAACAAGTTCTGACGATACTGATGAAGAGGATTGGGCCGCTATGGGACCTGAATCTCTTCGTAACAATCGGAAAAACAGTATACCTGCTGCCTTAAgaaatgatattgattccAGTGgtgttgatgaagaagaaaaatctGCTGCCTTTGCATTAGTTGATCTAATGTCAGTATAA
- a CDS encoding DNA replication licensing factor CDC47 homologue, putative (Similar to S. cerevisiae CDC47;~may be incomplete at 3' end) yields the protein MSTTTAAVLPTVQLQVNYNEVKTIAKDFITKFKDTMIDIDDEINQTHEGKYMNILQQVANRQKTSINIEFDDLKLFLTNYDPDSSNTYQEARRLLPTMLTNTRHFVELFSQVIDDLMPEPTEEISYRDDVLDVILHQRRLRNARLQQESNEEFNQLRDGFTQPDSGAAAAAGGQEDNMANPTNANLFPAKLTRRYCLYFVPLSNAKALSVRQTKGKFVGHYITVRGIVTRVSDVKPSALVIAYTCDKCGYEIFQEVNSKTFTPLTECNSPSCVNDNNKGQLFMSTRASKFSAFQEVKIQELSSQVPVGHIPRSLTVHVNGDLVRSMNPGDTVDLSGIFMPSPYTGYRALKAGLLTETYLDAQHVKHHKRQYDSMTLSSQAQEKIDELLLQGDVYNKLAKSIAPEIYGHLDVKKILLLLLCGGVTKEIGDGLKIRGDINVCLMGDPGVAKSQLLKAIGKIAPRSVYTTGRGSSGVGLTAAVMRDPITDEMVLEGGALVLADNGICCIDEFDKMDESDRTAIHEVMEQQTISIAKAGITTTLNARTSILAAANPLYGRYNPRLSPHENINLPAALLSRFDIMFLILDQPSRENDEKLAQHVAYVHMHNKQPDMDFTPVDSNTIREYISRAKTFKPVVAKEVGEYVVQEYVKMRKESHRNEGSTKKFSHVTPRSLLAILRLAQASARLRFDNQVRLDDVDEAIRLIEVSKSSYKEREVEDESSTTKIYNIIKSIVTQDGGDRVPLDQIKDRVIAKGFTLEQFEHCIMEYDGIWQVVDDGENLLIL from the coding sequence ATGTCAACCACTACGGCAGCTGTGCTTCCTACAGTGCAATTACAAGTCAATTACAATGAAGTAAAAACCATTGCCAAAGACTTTATAACCAAATTCAAAGATACCATGATcgatattgatgatgaaattaatcaaaCCCACGAAGGTAAATATATGAATATTTTACAACAAGTTGCCAATAGACAGAAAACCAGtataaatattgaatttgacgatttgaaattatttttaacaaACTATGACCCAGATTCGTCCAACACTTACCAAGAAGCACGTCGTTTATTGCCAACCATGTTGACCAATACTCGCCATTTCGTCGAATTATTTAGTCAAGTGATTGACGACCTTATGCCAGAACCAACTGAAGAAATAAGTTATCGCGATGATGTGTTGGATGTTATATTGCATCAAAGAAGATTACGTAATGCTAGGTTGCAACAAGAAAGTAATGAAgaattcaatcaattaagaGATGGTTTCACTCAGCCTGACTCTggtgctgctgctgctgctggtgGGCAAGAAGATAATATGGCCAATCCGACAAACGCCAATTTATTCCCGGCAAAACTCACAAGAAGATACTGTTTATATTTCGTTCCCTTGAGCAACGCCAAAGCACTATCAGTGAGACAAACAAAGGGGAAATTTGTTGGTCATTATATAACTGTTAGAGGTATTGTTACCAGAGTTTCCGATGTCAAGCCTAGTGCTTTGGTCATTGCTTATACCTGTGATAAATGTGGTTACGAAATCTTCCAAGAGGTCAACTCCAAAACTTTCACTCCATTAACCGAATGTAATTCGCCATCATGTGTTAATGACAACAATAAAGGTCAATTATTCATGTCCACGCGTGCTTCAAAATTCTCTGCTTTCCAAGAAGTTAAAATCCAAGAATTATCTAGTCAAGTCCCTGTTGGTCATATTCCAAGAAGTTTAACTGTCCATGTCAATGGTGATTTGGTAAGATCAATGAATCCTGGTGATACAGTTGATTTATCTGGAATATTCATGCCAAGTCCATACACTGGTTATAGAGCATTGAAAGCAGGATTGTTAACTGAAACTTATTTAGATGCTCAACATGTGAAACACCATAAAAGGCAATATGATTCCATGACGTTGTCTAGTCAAGcacaagaaaaaattgatgagCTTTTACTTCAAGGTGATGTCTATAACAAGTTGGCCAAATCCATTGCTCCGGAAATTTATGGCCACTTGGATGTTaagaaaattttattgttattattatgtgGTGGTGTCACCAAAGAAATTGGCGATGGATTGAAAATTAGAGGTGATATCAATGTTTGTCTTATGGGTGACCCCGGGGTTGCTAAATcacaattattgaaagCCATCGGTAAGATTGCTCCAAGATCAGTCTATACTACTGGTAGAGGTTCTTCAGGGGTAGGGTTAACTGCAGCTGTTATGAGAGATCCGATTACTGATGAAATGGTGTTGGAAGGAGGGGCATTGGTGTTGGCCGATAATGGGATTTGTtgtattgatgaatttgataaaatggACGAAAGTGATAGAACGGCGATTCATGAAGTTATGGAACAACAAACTATTTCTATTGCCAAAGCTGGTATCACTACCACTTTAAACGCTAGAACCTCGATTTTGGCAGCAGCCAATCCATTATATGGTAGATATAACCCAAGATTGTCTCCACatgaaaatatcaatttacCAGCAGCTTTGTTATCTCGTTTTGATATTatgtttttaattttggatCAGCCAAGTCGTGAAAATGACGAGAAATTGGCACAGCATGTGGCCTATGTCCATATGCACAACAAACAACCCGACATGGATTTCACTCCTGTTGACTCCAACACCATTAGAGAATATATTTCTCGAGCAAAAACTTTTAAACCAGTGGTGGCTAAAGAAGTTGGTGAATATGTGGTCCAAGAATATGTTAAAATGAGGAAAGAATCCCATAGAAATGAAGGATCAACGAAAAAGTTTAGTCATGTGACACCAAGAAGCTTGTTGGCCATTTTAAGATTGGCACAAGCATCAGCAAGATTGAGATTTGACAACCAAGTTCGATTGGATGACGTTGATGAAGCCATCAGATTAATTGAAGTGAGTAAGAGTTCGTATAAGGAAAGAGAAGTTGAAGATGAAAGTTCAACCACCAAAATCTAcaacattatcaaatcaattgtcACCCAAGATGGTGGTGATCGAGTTCCATTAGATCAAATCAAAGATAGAGTAATTGCCAAAGGTTTTACATTGGAACAGTTTGAACACTGTATAATGGAATATGATGGGATCTGGCAAGTGGTTGATGATGGAGAGAACCTTTTAATATTGTAA
- a CDS encoding hypothetical transmembrane protein, conserved (spliced gene) encodes MSKIEKEDSQESSRTNDLLHQLPNKWRFFTKVSNFFQFQLVLKNHASVARDHMANERTFLAWVRTSLAFLTFGVGFLQYYRVESKASVLENNSKTSIIESLNRPIGSICMVLSGLTLMFGAVRYFQVQDLLQNDYYPATRFTILIILLINLSMLILVFVLDIEISVA; translated from the exons ATGTccaaaatagaaaaagaagataGTCAAGAATCATCCAGAACCAATGATCTACTACATCAGCTACCCAACAAGTGGAGATTTTTCACTAAAGTTTccaatttctttcaatttcaattagtCTTAAAGAACCACGCCTCAGTGGCTCGAGATCAT ATGGCAAATGAAAGGACATTTTTAGCATGGGTCAGAACATCGCTTGCATTTTTAACATTTGGTGTTGGGTTCCTACAGTATTATCGGGTTGAGTCAAAGGCAAGTGTTTTAGAGAACAATTCCAAAACCtcaataattgaaagtTTGAATCGTCCAATAGGTAGCATATGTATGGTATTAAGTGGGTTGACATTGATGTTTGGGGCAGTACGATATTTCCAAGTACAAGATTTATTACAGAATGACTATTATCCGGCCACAAGATTCACCattctaataatattattaataaaccTAAGCATGCTAATATTGGTATTTGTTTTAGATATTGAAATCTCGGTGGCTTAA
- a CDS encoding protein THO1 homologue, putative (Similar to S. cerevisiae THO1) has protein sequence MSDYSSQTVAQLKEILKGKGLSIEGKKADLVQRLQEHEPQQQQQQQQQQQPEPEPEVTEQQQQQPETKLEENSQENESTLTVIQPKEQQEQEEEPKPKQLSPEERKQLAIELLTKKVQRAEKFGDEQAANDARKDLARVEKFGVEVGTALAREIGLVDNSLSNKKFNHHKRNNRRGFKGNKGRKGGFGKNRN, from the coding sequence ATGTCGGATTATTCATCTCAAACGGTAGCTCAATTAAAAGAGATCTTGAAAGGAAAAggattatcaattgaaggTAAAAAGGCCGATTTAGTTCAAAGATTACAAGAACATGAacctcaacaacaacagcaacagcaacagcaacagcaaccagaaccagaaccagaagTAACcgagcaacaacaacagcaaccaGAAACTAAATTAGAGGAAAATTCacaagaaaatgaaagCACACTAACTGTTATTCAACCaaaagaacaacaagaacaagaagaagaaccaaaaccaaaacaattatCTCCAGAAGAAAGGAAACAATTAgctattgaattattgacTAAAAAAGTTCAACGTGCTGAAAAGTTTGGTGATGAACAAGCTGCTAATGATGCAAGAAAAGATTTGGCAAGAGTAGAGAAATTCGGGGTTGAAGTAGGAACAGCATTGGCTAGAGAAATTGGATTAGTGgataattctttatcaaacaagaaatttaaTCATCATAAACGTAATAATAGACGTGGATTCAAAGGCAATAAGGGTAGAAAGGGTggatttggaaaaaatcGTAATTAG
- a CDS encoding hypothetical integral membrane protein, conserved: MLLKQFIVFISIVTSFTFALTSNPTVLGYEKGAICGPISQRKGKGYIKVDGSKLPQDFKLPTLIFHYTDLLNFTNLPNVEKYFDDYAKHEISDSLFDENNSKFNLKVASDFKIDDAKLYNGYTDANKNVEYIVYDTGIYCVYIGKLEDKKIHVPVVFKNSYGNLTYIEYTVYSQMKYVIVLATGLFIYLLNYILKFKVGRDFKDLDSVSVISKAVIFLVLLPFILVNSYIWIGAFLENNFFDSSKDAMLMNLAKQGAQFLSIAFNTYTICILLLFSMGYGVIYYHNGNSHRYRLFPHQTFVRIVGFFVTNLVVIYIYLLLLNGAKSDTPFLTGFEQLEPPSSGSAILNLFAGLTGLFSITWFILIVYFYFRTKKTISLFPPDPNDEDSTQRVVLAFKRSIFIILVLPIIVMFIAGFIIASKVVSGITDSLPDFPSGDTANYDSVIQILALEKSMQVAVSPMLLSNWIYFFAAVIGLFFIWIKDNNGLIIDRNVDDPIENADVSQFNISDED, from the coding sequence ATGCTTTTAAAGCAATTTATAGTTTTTATATCAATAGTAACATCATTTACCTTTGCACTCACTAGTAATCCGACCGTTTTAGGCTATGAAAAAGGTGCTATTTGTGGTCCAATTTCACAGAGAAAAGGCAAAGGTTATATTAAAGTTGACGGTAGCAAATTACCTCAAGATTTTAAATTACCTACCCTAATATTCCATTACACTGATCTTTTGAATTTCACCAATTTACCTAATGTTgagaaatattttgatgattatgCCAAGCATGAAATATCAGATTCTTTATTTGACGAGAATAACagtaaattcaatttaaaagTTGCTtctgatttcaaaattgatgatgctAAATTGTACAATGGGTATACTGATGCCAACAAAAATGTGGAATACATTGTATATGATACTGGTATTTATTGTGTTTATATTGGCAAACTTGAGGATAAAAAGATTCATGTTCCCgttgttttcaaaaattctTATGGTAACTTGACCTATATCGAGTACACTGTATACTCACAAATGAAATATGTTATAGTGTTAGCCACAGGTTTATTCATATACCTTTTGAATTACATCTTGAAGTTTAAAGTGGGTAGAGATTTTAAAGATTTGGATTCAGTTTCCGTTATTTCCAAAGCTGTTATATTTTTAGTGTTATTGCCATTTATTCTTGTCAATTCTTATATCTGGATTGGGgcatttttggaaaataatttctttgattCTAGTAAAGACGCaatgttgatgaatttggCTAAACAAGGGGCACAGTTTTTGTCAATTGCTTTTAATACTTATACAATATGtattctattattattttccaTGGGGTATGGAGTCATATATTACCATAATGGGAATTCACACCGATACAGATTATTCCCTCATCAGACTTTTGTCAGAATAGTTGGTTTCTTCGTTACGAACTTGGTAGTCATCTACATCTATTTGTTATTACTCAATGGAGCAAAATCAGATACACCGTTTTTAACAGGATTTGAACAGCTTGAACCGCCATCTTCAGGAAGTGCAATATTGAATCTCTTTGCTGGATTAACAGGGTTATTTTCCATCACttggtttattttaattgtttactTTTACTTTAGAACTAAAAAGACAATTTCTCTTTTCCCTCCAGATCCAAATGACGAAGATTCAACCCAAAGAGTGGTTTTAGCGTTCAAAAGATCaattttcataattttgGTATTGCCAATAATCGTTATGTTTATCGCTGGGTTTATCATCGCTTCAAAAGTTGTCAGTGGTATAACAGATTCCTTACCAGACTTCCCATCAGGTGATACTGCCAATTATGATTCCGTCATACAAATACTAGCATTGGAAAAAAGTATGCAAGTTGCAGTTCTGCCAATGTTATTATCTAATTGGATTTACTTTTTTGCCGCAGTTATAGGgctttttttcatttggaTAAAAGATAACAATGGTCTAATCATTGATCGAAATGTGGATGatccaattgaaaatgCCGATGTTTCACAATTCAACATTAGCGATGAAGATTAG
- a CDS encoding asparagine synthetase [glutamine-hydrolyzing], putative (Similar to S. cerevisiae ASN2), translating into MCGIFAAYRQPEVEDFKSKALQYSKLIRHRGPDWSGNVVQNSTILCHERLAIVGLDSGAQPIVSPDGNFTLAVNGEIYNHIQLREQFPDYKFKSLSDCEPIIPLFTKYDIDAPKHLDGMFAWVLYDKKNDRIVAARDPIGITTLYMGKSSKSPKTRYFASELKCLIEECDEIFAFPPGHVYDSNTDEITRYFQPSWWDASKVPEQHVDYKKVRETLELAVRKRLMAEVPYGVLLSGGLDSSLIASIASRETKKAAQASFNPEGIDANKELSGVDDKGSLHSTGVFNQLHSFAIGLPGAPDLLAAEKVAHFIGTIHHSHTFTLEEGLDALDDVIYHLETYDVTTIRASTPMYLLSRKIKAQGVKMVLSGEGSDEIFGGYLYFANAPSAKEFHEECVKRVKNLHYADCLRANKSTMAWGLEARVPFLDKQFLEVCMNINPEDKLIQPGKIEKYILRKAFDTSDEPDVKPYLPEEILWRQKEQFSDGVGYSWIDGLKDTAEKMVSDEEFAHPKPEWGDDIPTTKEAYWYRCKFDRMFNGSKAAASTVMRWIPKAEWGCHADPSGRYATTHDHKVIQ; encoded by the coding sequence ATGTGTGGTATTTTCGCAGCTTATAGACAACCAGAGGTTGAAGATTTCAAAAGCAAAGCTTTACAATATTCCAAATTAATTAGACACAGAGGTCCAGATTGGTCAGGAAATGTTGTTCAAAACAGCACCATATTATGTCATGAGAGATTAGCTATTGTTGGTTTGGATTCTGGTGCTCAACCTATTGTTTCACCAGATGGTAACTTTACTTTAGCCGTTAATGGGGAAATCTATAACCATATTCAATTAAGAGAACAATTTCCAGAttacaaattcaaatcctTGAGTGATTGTGAACCAATCATTCCACTTTTCACAAAATACGACATTGATGCCCCCAAACATTTAGATGGTATGTTTGCTTGGGTTTTATACGACAAGAAAAACGATAGAATAGTTGCTGCTAGAGATCCAATTGGTATCACCACTTTATACATGGGTAAATCTTCTAAATCCCCTAAAACAAGATATTTTGCCAGTGAATTGAAATgtttaattgaagaatgTGACGAAATTTTTGCCTTCCCACCAGGTCATGTTTATGATTCCAACACCGATGAAATAACAAGATATTTCCAACCATCTTGGTGGGATGCATCCAAAGTTCCCGAACAACATGTTGATTACAAGAAAGTTAGAGAAACTTTAGAATTGGCCGTGAGAAAGAGATTAATGGCTGAAGTTCCTTATGGGGTTTTATTATCTGGTGGGTTGGACTCATCATTAATTGCTTCTATTGCCTCTAGAGAAACCAAGAAAGCTGCACAAGCTTCATTCAACCCAGAAGGTATCGATGCCAACAAGGAATTGTCTGGTGTTGATGACAAAGGTTCATTGCATTCCACTGGGGTGTTCAACCAATTGCATTCATTTGCTATTGGATTACCTGGCGCTCCTGATTTATTGGCCGCCGAAAAAGTCGCACATTTCATTGGTACCATCCACCACTCTCATACTTTCACTTTAGAAGAAGGTCTTGATGCCTTGGATGATGTTATCTACCATTTGGAAACCTATGATGTCACCACCATTAGAGCATCAACGCCAATGTACTtattatcaagaaaaatcaaagcCCAAGGGGTTAAAATGGTTCTTTCTGGTGAAGGTTCCGATGAGATCTTTGGGGGATACTTGTATTTTGCCAATGCTCCAAGTGCCAAAGAATTCCATGAAGAATGTGTCAAGAGAGTCAAGAACTTGCATTATGCCGATTGTCTTAGAGCCAACAAATCTACCATGGCTTGGGGATTGGAAGCCAGAGTTCCATTCTTGGATAAACAATTCTTGGAAGTTTGTATGAACATCAACCCAGAagataaattgattcaaccaggtaaaattgaaaaatacaTTTTAAGAAAAGCATTTGATACCAGTGATGAACCAGATGTCAAACCTTATTTGCCAGAAGAAATTCTTTGGAGACAAAAGGAACAATTTTCCGATGGGGTTGGTTATTCATGGATTGATGGATTAAAAGATACTGCTGAAAAAATGGTCAGTGACGAAGAATTTGCTCATCCAAAACCAGAATGGGGTGATGATATTCCAACTACTAAAGAAGCTTACTGGTATAGATGTAAGTTTGATAGAATGTTCAACGGTTCCAAAGCTGCTGCATCTACTGTTATGAGATGGATTCCAAAAGCTGAATGGGGTTGTCATGCCGATCCGTCAGGAAGATACGCTACTACTCATGATCATAAAGTTATCCAATAG